A region of the Leucobacter komagatae genome:
GCGACGCTCTCGCTCGGGCGGAACGCGCAGGCGCGAAGACCGTGTCGACGCTCGGATCGTACGTGCGCGGTACGGCGGCCGTCGCCGCCGTCGATGCGATCGGTATCGGGATCGGCCTCGTGATCCTCGGCGTGCCGCTCGCCCTGCCGCTCGCGGCGCTCGTCTTCATCCTCGCGTTCATCCCGATCGTCGGTGCGACCGTGGCCGGCATCCTCGCCGCCCTTGTCGCCCTCGTGGCGAACGGACCGATCAGCGCGGTGCTCGTCGTCGGCGTCGTCGTGCTCGTGAACCAGCTCGAGGGCAACTTCCTGCAGCCCGTACTTATGGGGCGCGCGCTCAAGCTGCACTCGCTCGTGATTCTGCTCGCCCTGACGATTGGCACGGTGCTCAGCGGTGTGCTCGGCGCGGTGCTCGCCGTGCCGATCGCCGCCGTTGCCTGGGGCATCATCCAGGTGTGGGACGGCCCGAACCTCCCCGCGAAGCCCTTCCGCCCGCGCGAACAGCGCGCGTAATCTCCGGCGGCGCACGGTGCGCCGCCGCACCCGAAAGGACGCCATGCGTTTTCTCCTCAACATCCTCGCGCAGATCGTGCTCGCCGCGATCGCGCTCGTGGTGATCCACTTCGCGCTCTCCGGCGTGACGCTCCACCTCGCCGGGTTCTTCATCGCGCTCGGCGTCTTCACGCTCGCGCACGCGATCCTCCGCCCGGTCGTGATGAAGCTCGCGGAGCGCTACGCGGCGCCGCTGACCGGGGGAGTCGGCCTCGTCGCTACGCTGCTCGCGCTGTGGATCGCGACGCTGTTCAAAGGAGGCATCGTCATCTCCGGCCTGCAGGCCTGGCTGCTTGCGCCCGCCATCGTGTGGGTCATCACCGCGCTCGGCGGTTGGATCGTCGGAAAGTTCGTGATCGACCGCAGGCTCGAGAAGCGCGATTTGGCGAGGAAAATTGCGCATTCCAAGAAGTAGCGGCGGCGCAACACGCGCGGGTGCACCGGTTTTGGGCCCTCGATTTGCGCAGGGGCGGGGTACGTGGGAATATATATGAGTTGTCAACGACGGCCTAGGCCGGAAGGAGACAACAGCGTCCGGCCCCATCGTATAGCGGCCTAGTACGCCGCCCTCTCACGGCGGTAACGCGGGTTCGAATCCCGCTGGGGTCACCGGATAAGAAAGCCTCACCTTCGGGTGAGGCTTTCTTCGTTTGTGCTCGGCGTTGGTGTAGTGTTGCCAGGCAGTGGGGGAAACCGGATGTCCGGTTTCTCCCTTTTGTATCTGTGGGCCGTTTGCAGATCTGATGGGCTGAAGGGCGGACGATGAGTGACATCGAATTCGATGACGGGCTTGCTGGGGCGCTCTCTCAGACAGTTCGGAGTGTTGCTGATGAACTGCGGTCGCAGGCCGTGCTTCGTAGTGATGCGGCGCATGCGGCTGCGACCGATTTTGCGGGCGCGTATGCGGTAGCGTTTGGCCTGGCATGTTGGACTGAATCGCAGGATCGTGGTCGCTTAGCTGGGGCGCTGCACGCGGTCGCGGACCAGGTAGATGGTGCCCGCGTGAAAGCGCAGGAGGAGCGGTCACGCCTGCAAGCAAGAGCTGAGTGGCGTGCTCGTGAGGAGCAGAGGCTTGCGGCCCAGGCGGCAGATCCAACTGGAAGCGAGTACGCGGCGGAGGCAGCAGGTGATCCTGAGCCCTCCACCCCGCGGGTAGCGGCTCCGACAATCACGGCGGTGTTTCGACAGGGACAGCGTTCCCGCGCCGGCGGGAGCAGCCCCGGGAAGTCTTCCGCTGATCCAGAGAAGCTCCGTGCGTTTGCGACACAGAGTCGTGGCCTGAACACCGCAATGGACGACTTGATCTTGCGCACGCAGACCGCATGGTCTGGATTTACGGCAAACTGCGGCTGGGTGAGGTTCGGGACGATCTCGTTTCTGAACGGATTTACCGCGATGTTGCGCGAGAACCAGCTCGACGTCGTCTGGGTGGGACATATCGCGGAGGCGTTCGAGAAGGCTGGGGGGTTGGGATCCCTCCCGAACACGGTCATTCAGACCGCTCTCGCGAAGTATGACGCGCGTATCGGGACCAACCGGTATCACCCGCTACTCGAAGAGCTGTTTGGTGACCCGTTTAAGCCCGGCGGGCAGCTCAAAGCTACTCCGACGCCCGAAGCCGTGGGGCTGTGGTGGGCAGGCCTGACGGAAGCGCAGCGTGCGAAGCTACTTGCGTCGGTGCCATTAGTGATTGGCAACCTCGACGGGATCCCGATCTCTACCCGAATTGAGGCGAACGCGTTGACCGCGAATTACTTCGCAAGCAGACCTGACCTCACGAAGAACGAGCGAACCTACTGGGAGGCTGTCGCAAAGGGTTCCCGAATACTCGTGTCGAGTGACCCGGCGAACTATCGCATCATTGAGATGGTAGGGACACTCACCCCGGCTACCAAAAACACAGTTACGTATATCCCTGGCACGGGAGCGAGCATGAAGGACTTCTACGGGCGCAGTATCCAGGCCTTTGCAGAACACCTCGTGGAAGAGAGCGCGGGCGAAACGGTCGCGTTCGTCTACAAGGATGGCCCGTGGGCGACGTGGGCCGGAAGCCGCCGCAACTCCAGCGCTGCGGCAATGCAGGCGCTTGGTGACAAGGTTGCTTCGTTCCAAAACGGTGTGATTGGGCTGGACCCGACCGGTGGGGCGATTCCGCAGAACGGGATCACGCACAGCGCCGGGCTGACGATCACCACGGCCGCTGAGCGTAAACGGGTGAAATTTGACAACGTCATCTCGCTGTCTGGCTCGTATGTCATGCCGGGCTGGAGTCCGGTCGAAGGAACAAAATACCATCACATGCAGTACGACAACGAGGCGATCAACCTGCTTGACGATCTCGCGGTTCACGGCACCCCGCATAAGCTGACGGGTGTGTTTACGCAACACATCTTTGACGGTGAGGGCACCGGTAAGATTCCTGCGCATAACCGCATCGCTCAAGGACCTGGCACCAACGCCGAGCCGCTGGAACGAGCTGTAGGAATCCTTGAGGAGTCAAGATGATTATCCGTAGTTCAGCGGTTCTTGTCGCGCTCGTGTGTGGTGTCATGCTGTCAGCTTCGGGGTGTGCTCCCGACTTATCTCCCCAGGAGGAATACGTGCTTCCAAAGATCAGCCTCGCAGAACTCCGCGCAACCCAAGATGCTGAGCTTGAGCGGTTTAGAGAGCTCGTGCCGTCCGACATCATCGTCAAGGATTACGGCATTTCGCCACCACGCAGGGCGATGTCGTGCAACGTATTGGATGCTCAGCCGATTACCTCGGATAGCGGAGTGCAACTTGCAGGCCGCTGGCGTGCGTTGGCTGCCGCCGAGACGGACCTGGAAACGATAGTCGAAGAGATCCGAGCAAACTACGCCGCAAAGTCTGGCTGGAGCACGCGGTCGGGAGATCAGCTCGATGATCCACTCACGAGTACCCTGGTCGTCTTCACTTCACCGGACGGCTACCAGTACTACGTGCGTGTTAGCACTGAGCCCAATCGTGAAGGTTTGAAAACGGTCTCGGTGTCGAGTTTTAGCCCGTGTGTGGAGACCCCAGCTGACATCGACCTCGATGCTCGGTACTGATGGCGCGCATCGCGACGCCACTGTTGCGTCACAAACAGTGAATACCCAGCGGTAGCCCTGCTCCCGTGACTGCCGGTGTAACGCCGTCAAAGCCAGTTCGAGTACGCCGAGTTGTGTGGCAAGGAGATCGGTCATGTTTCGGAAAACTGTTATAGCGCTTCCCGCATTTCTGCTTGTGCTAACTGGGGTGTCTGGCTGCACGAGCCTCTCCGGGCTGCCCTTTGGATCTGCGGCTGGGTGTGCGCCGGCCTCTGAGGTAAATTCGAGGTTCAACACGCTTCTCCTGGCCAGCGGCATGGGGCTCTCCGAGTCTGACCTGATGGACCTCGACGACGGGCCGTTTCAAACTGTGTCCCCGAGTGTGATCAACCCGCCTCAGTTGAGGCGGCTGCTTGGGCAAGCATGCGTGTACGAGTCCCAGGACGCGGCGCCGGGTTTTGAAGACGGTACCGCCTGGTTCGTTGTCACCAACTCGGAGGTCGAGCATACGGCGGTGGAGGGACTCGTAGAGGGTTGCTCGTACCCTTCAGAGAGAGAAGCTGTCTCGGAGTTTACGGACATCGTGCAAGATGGCGCCGAGTTCTTCGGGGAGGTCAATGGTGAGATTTCTCTCAACTTCGCCGAGATCTTCCCCCACGCTCAGTATGCTGCGCTGCTACAGGGGTGCTGACCGGCGAAACGGGTGCGGGGCTTGCGGAGCCCTCCGGAACGTCTGCCACGCGGATCTGGGACTGGCGGTGGCCGCGCGCGGCGGAAGGGGAGCGCGGTTGAGTAGCGCCCCTCGGGAGTATGCTTGAACCACCATTTCAACGCACAACGAGGAGCACGTAGTGACCCGCACGATCAAGCTTGCAGTGATTCCAGGCGACGGTATTGGGCCGGAGGTGATCGAGCAGGCAAACCGCGTCATTGACGCGGTCGTAGCTGGGGGCGACATTACGATTGAGCGCACCGAGTTCAAGCTCGGCGCCGAGCGCTTCCTCGAGACCGGCGACACGCTGCCTGAAATCGAGCAGGCCGCGATCGCGAGCCACGACGCGATCCTCTTCGGCGCGGTCGGCGGCGTGCCCGGAGACGAGCGCCTCCGCTCCGCAAACATCGAGCGTGGCCTACTGCTGAAGCTGCGCTTCGACTTCGAGCACTACGCAAACGTGCGCCCGTGCGTGCTGTTCCCGGGCGTCGAATCGACGCTCGCGAACCCCGGCACTGTCGACTTCGTCGTCGTGCGTGAGGGCACTGAGGGCCCCTACGTCGGTAACGGCGGCCGCCTACGGCCGGGTACCCCGGCAGAGGTCGCGACCGAGGTGTCGGTGAACACCGCGTTCGGCATCGAGCGAGTCGTTCGCTACGCGTTCGAGACGGCGATGGCGCGCCCCCGCAAGAAGTTGACCTGGGTGCACAAGACCAACGTGCTCGTGCACGCTGGTGCCACCTGGCAGGGCGTTGTCGAAGCGGTGCGCGAGGAGTACCCCGAAGTCGCAGTAGACTACATGCACGTCGACGCGGCAACGATCCACATGGTGCAAAACCCAGCACAGTTCGACGTGTTGGTCACTGACAACCTCTTTGGTGACATCCTCACCGACCTTGCCGGCGCCATCGGCGGCGGCATCGGTCTCGCGGCATCGGGCAACATCAACCCCGACGGAACCTTCCCCAGCATGTTTGAGCCGGTACACGGCTCCGCACCCGACATCGCCGGGCAGCAGAAGGCCGATCCCACGGCCGCGATCCTTTCGGCAGGTCTCATGCTCGACCATCTCGGGCTTGACGCCGAGGCAGAGCGCCTGCGCGCGGCCGTCCGCGCCGACCGCGCCGCGGCGGGAGCCCAGGCTCGTT
Encoded here:
- a CDS encoding phage holin family protein, with amino-acid sequence MRFLLNILAQIVLAAIALVVIHFALSGVTLHLAGFFIALGVFTLAHAILRPVVMKLAERYAAPLTGGVGLVATLLALWIATLFKGGIVISGLQAWLLAPAIVWVITALGGWIVGKFVIDRRLEKRDLARKIAHSKK
- a CDS encoding 3-isopropylmalate dehydrogenase; translation: MTRTIKLAVIPGDGIGPEVIEQANRVIDAVVAGGDITIERTEFKLGAERFLETGDTLPEIEQAAIASHDAILFGAVGGVPGDERLRSANIERGLLLKLRFDFEHYANVRPCVLFPGVESTLANPGTVDFVVVREGTEGPYVGNGGRLRPGTPAEVATEVSVNTAFGIERVVRYAFETAMARPRKKLTWVHKTNVLVHAGATWQGVVEAVREEYPEVAVDYMHVDAATIHMVQNPAQFDVLVTDNLFGDILTDLAGAIGGGIGLAASGNINPDGTFPSMFEPVHGSAPDIAGQQKADPTAAILSAGLMLDHLGLDAEAERLRAAVRADRAAAGAQARSTTEVGDAIIAQIPARA